AGTGAACACGTTGGCATCATTGAGAAATTTGCCATTcttgaatttaaaaatggtgATCCAGAACGTGGACgaacaatttttgaaggtCTTTTAAGTAGTTATCCTAAACGTTTAGACCTTTGGAATGTGCTTATTGATATGGAGATGAAGCAAGATGACCCATCTATTGTGCGTAGACTATTCCAAAGATTACTAGCGTTAAACCTTTCTACAAAGAAAGCTAAATTTGCGTTCAAGAAATGGCTAGCTTACGAGAAAAACATCGGTGATGATGAAGGTGCAGAGCAAGTTAAGCGTCGTGCAATCGAATACGTTTCTGAGAGCCATTCTGAAAATTGATTGACGGGTTTGTTGTTGCTGGTTATACTCATGTGTTTATTGCTGAAAAGGGCAATGTACTAAAAATTGAATGGGAAAATGGTGGATTATGGTATAAATTTCCAACATATGCCTTTGAACTTTGTTGgaagtttttgtttaataatttttgtttgtagATTTTGGTTATACATTAGACAGCTTTTTCGAAACGCTAGAAAACTAATCAATGCAAAAGGTCTTATAATCGGGTTTATACATGCTATAGAGGGGTTTCCTTGATTTGAAAACTGTAGGTATGAATAAAGTGAGCTTAAAGAGACGGCTAATCGACCAAAAACATAACATGGAGAAAGAAAtagtaaatatatatacatttacACTGTACGAAAGCTAACTAGCAATCTACATCTTTAATGAATATAGGCTACAAGTAGATGAGTACtaacaagaaaatgaatactCAAGGGTGggatttatttattagaCACGTAACAAATACTACGCATTTTTAGTAAAGTCTGTGAGGCTTACCCATGGTAGATTTGACGACCAAGGAGCCAATGTTTTGCCAGCCCTTCTTCAACAAAGAAACCAAGAAGTTGACGGCAAGCATGATGTTAGCAATCAATTGCTCCTCAGACATCTCGACATGGCCGACAGCAACACCAAGGCAAAGGACCTTCTTCAATTGGAACTTGATAGTGGACTTAACCTCGGTGATTTTACCGTAAAGGTCGTCAGCATGGGAGACAGGGGAAGGGAACTTACCAGCCTTGGAAAGACCGGGACCCAACAGACGAGGAATTTGCTTGATGAGGACTTCAGAAGCAATGAAAGCATCATACTTCTTGGCCAACTTCTTGACAAGCTTCTTGTTCTTGTTAAGCTTTTTCAAGTCATCGACGGACATAGCATCGACACCACCGTGCTTGGCACGATCCAAATCATGGGCATCACCGAGAATGCAAATGGCCATGTTGGGACGAGGAACATTGGGCAACTTGATAGTACCGGAGAAACGCTTATCACGTTGAGGGTCATAGTTCTTCAAACCAATTTGAAGCTCGACAGTCTCAGTGAAGTTACGCTTCTTCTCTTCAGAGCCCTTGAGAATTTGCTCGACGTTAGAGCGGACCGAGGCAACGCTGACCTTAGACATGGTGCAATGCTGGTGTTGTGCGGATGCGTGAGGATTTCAGCTACTGAAATTTCATCGTTTGTGTTGCAGTAGAATGACAGTCACATTTAAGAAATAATTAGCATTAGGGTAGGGTCTAGTATATGAACATGCATACTTACTACTTCCAAGGAAATTTAGAATAAGGAGGTGCAAACTAAGTATCATTAGACTATTGTTACGTATACGGGTGATGCACATCGTTATACGGTAAAGATGTTGAAGGAAATCAATCTTAGTGTTGGAATTAAAGTACAAGGATTAATTTGGAGAATATTTATGACCTggaatatttgaaaatacaTATCATATTAATTAGTGACTAGTCCAAAGgcattgaaaaatttatacaAGTGAATTACCCCACAGTATAAGATCAAGTTTATCGTAACTATAGATATGCATCAACTTTATTGAAAGCAATGAGGACAGTAATAAGTATCCTGTATCCAAGAAAGATCATAATCAAGCGAGcatatttatataaatcTTCAATGAAACATTGAAGCATCAAGCTGGGCCCATCGACCTGTAAAAAAACAGAGAGgcaatttattataaataaagattACAAACACATAGGAGGAAAACatatgaaaaaagatgCTTCCATAACGAAACCATCTTGATTGGCGGAAATGCTCAATAAATACGCTTATTGCAAAATAGtaagaaagaaagtagCGCATCgaaatatttcaaacatttttgCTCTTAAGGTGATTGATGTTTGTTGTCTTTTTaaagttagtaaaaaaattaagaatgAGAACAAGTTAAGGCATACCGTTTGAGGCTAAAGACGAGTAGGAAGGAGGAGCAGGACCTGAATGAGGAGATACGGCATGTTCTGGATTAGGAGTATAACGAACGAGGGGATCGTTGGGAGAGTTCTCAATATCCAAACGAACCGTTCTTGGGTACTTAATAACTATGTAAATTGCATGGATGATTCCAGGAATGCCTAAAGCGCACAAGCAAATGTTGATTAGAAAACTAAAATAAAGTCAGCGACgttgaaaaggaaaagacaGCAAAAAAGCCTGGAGGAAAACATACTCTGCGGTGCAAAAGCCCCTTCGAATGCCTACCACGATGAAAGGAACAAAGAAGGAGAGaacaattaataaaaagtcaCTAAGTGTAACATTCGACATTTTGAGTGATGCACACAgagtttaaaaaaggtaaaaaagtGTTAAAGtaagaaaagaagcaaatAATGATTCAGTTGgtggatttttttaaaaccgACGAGATATATTTGAAAACCCAAAAAATCAGAAAACAGAACGATCCAAGAACAACGAAATCCGTTTACTTAAGATCCAAAAAGGCTTTAAAGTAGGTTCAGTTAGTAAACGTTGttaattgcttttataGGTATGTTGCTGGTAAAAGACAAGTATGGTGAATGACGAAATTCAGCCTCACTGAGTGCCAAGCCAACACagatgtaaacaaaaggcGTAAAGAACGAAGAAAACATAGTGCACAAGACAATTGAGATAATAGAATCCGATATTTGATTTGAAGTGCCTATCAATATTCGGGACATTCCATTAGATCAGAGAGCCCCAATGAAAGAGTTAATGgcgttaaaaattttaaccaTGAAAAAACCTTGgcttttgtttaaattgTTTCATCCAATATCTCGGTTAACAAAATCTAGTTATTTCCTTGTCTAAATATGGgtactaaaatttttacaatctACCTATATTATCTCGCTTACATGATTATTGAACCCAATGTCCTCTCATACTCGTTCTTTAACAATAGGTACTTGATCAACCTCGTTTACATTATACTTTACTAAGGAAATAAGACAGGATCAAAAAATCCTTTATGAATACTAACTCTTCAGAATTATAGTATTAATAGCTACTTTTTGATACTATCACTAACTAAAATAATAACGCTTTTCCAATTCGTCAATATGAATGCAGCAAAACATGCAGGTACTTAACCAAAGTCGATTGACTTTCTTaacgttaaaaaaaagaacacTTCATAAATATTCCATTACTTTCATACTATGCATTTGCAATACGTATTAGTCACTGCGATGTGCTTACATATCAATTGAAAAGGTACCACAACATTTCGCTTTATCATGGCAGCAATTTATTGATACTATATGAACAGCAAACAATAAAGGAAACTAAAAATTATCGTGTTCTCTCCATTTTGTTCTGCTTACACCCATCTCAcctttgtttattaaatagtGATTTATTAGTGCGATGTCTAAAATGAGCGTTTTACTAACGCCAACATCTTAAAATACGGTATTAGAAAGAGCGTATCGTTATTTAACTACATTGCTATCAGCAATACTGCACTATAATATTACACTACGCTACatatcactatatgtcacatgttctaatGTCCTGTTTGCTTCATTTACTTTATATGATAAGTtatcaaacaaattatAATATCATCCATGGTAATATGACTACCAAgcctttttcaatattgTAAATTCTGATCAACtaaactgaggaacgaaGTTCAGTTATAAGTTAGATTAAGTGATAGGTAGCAATGAAACCTACATACTAGAATACATTTACCAAGTTGCTACTTGCATTACCTGTGTAATGCAATATATGATCATAAGGAAAACTAACCACAAGTTCTACGTATCGTTAAACaaataccaaactgcgtaaTTGACATGATTTGCGAAGTGACTTGTAGTGtcatattttattacacAGTAACAAAATACTTCGAGATCTCTATTAATGCATAAGGAAAGCTAAGTTAGGGTGAATAAAAAGGGCAgtgacaaaataaatgtgtCAGAAGCAATTACACTAAAATGAGTTTTGGAAATCTACTTTTCACTTGCTATTATTGAAGAAACAGTTTGCTTTGAAACGAGTATtgttcatttatttatattgaaCGGCGGGAACTGAACTCCAGAGTGAATATTCTTGATTTTGCTGTTTCGTTTGTCGCAATCATAGCAATTAATTCGCGCAtgtgttttattaaataaagaatgatcttgatgaaatgaagaataattGCACTTCCTTGAAAAGTTCTATAGATGAGGAAGATGAATTGAAGACAGATCATGAAAtcgatttggaaaaagggCTACTCCCAGAATATGATTCAAAGGAAGAAGGCGCATTACCTCTATATTCAGGTaagaattgtaaataataagaaaggaattattcaattgaaaGTTGTAACTTGCCATTGCTGTAAAATAACTTGGATGTGatcattgtttacagtTGGCCATGCAATGCACACACTTTGATACATGCTTTTTCTTAACTAAAGTCTTTCAAtcatattaatttaaacagATCATGCACGTTTAAGCAATTCTCCTAACACACATAGAGAAAACAATCCTTCCAGGTCGACAGATAATTCTTCCCCTTTGTTGATAAAACTGCTAATATCATTCACTTCAATCATTCTATTCAATGCTCCAGCAGTTTGTTATCTAAAGTATAAGGacgctttttttaaaaattatggtGCAGCGGAATGGACattatttggattttgGTGTCTTGTTTGCACTTTGGCTTTAATATTCTTGACTTGTAAGTGAGACAATGGGGTTATTCTTACCTTCAGTCACTAACTCATTAGACTTCTATGAAACTTGGACCAAGGCAGTTAAAGTAACTGTAATTTTCTTGGCACAATGTGTCAAGGCTTGCGGAAAAGGAATCAAgcactttttgaaaaagtggGAAAACATGCCTATGGCTTTCAGTGAagtctttttatttaacatatTTGGTGGAGCATTGCGAATAATTTCAAGACACTTTTTTGGCAAGAGATGGGGATTGAAATGTTCTTTGGCTGATCACATTATCTTTGCTATATTGAGCATCCTTGTTTTTATTGCTGAAACAGGTTTGTTGTTGATTAAACActtatttatattaacaATACAGTAAAACCTGGATCAATCAGGGTCAACTTGATCAGAAAGATGggtaaatttaaaatgatatctttttaattgtGTATGCTAATTATCATTAGGTCATGAGGCCAAACAGCAAGTGAATGAATACACAGCTATTCCATTGCATGAGATGAACCCTGAAAGTGAAGCCTAATTATATTGCTAACTTTACTATTGATTCTACAAGAATGTGCAATGGAAAGAAGCATCTATATAATTGTGATTTACCAAACAAATCATGATGTGTTTAGACTATATCAgatgtatttttattgcatGATTTCATTTCCTGACAAATTATTGATTGTGAAAGCGCGCCCTGTCTCTAAGAAATATGTTTGCTGCTTTGCTTGTCAACTTTGTACGGTATAGTGCATTTTCCTATCACTACAAAGGGTTTAAATacaatttataattataaacTTTTGCAGTGTTGAAAACAGCAGTTCTTAGACTGATCACCAAAAACATCTATTGGAATTAGAAACCTTGGATAGTAATTTTAAACGAATCGATTCGTGcctttttttggtttatttttaatttatacaacttttttcaatgtttattatataGTGCACGGCGTAATAATACGTATTGTGATTAAAACCAATACATCCTTATCCGACAGTGAAATAAGACGTCGCGTCTACTCAATGCGAACCTGCGCATAACGACAGGCACTATGATCTTTTGCATTAATTCCTCTACTTGTAGGATGAGGACATTTTCAACTATTTtaggaagaaaatgaaattgatatCATCGATCATTTTCGCGCATCTAAAAGGAATGAAAGCCAAAAACTTGCTGGCACGGAATTACGGTTATAATGATGTTCAATTTGACCAGATCAGGTTTTTGCAGgaattaaattttccttactttcaaaatagtgatttttgtaaatcaTTTTATTCCTCTTCACTTCTCTCATTCTGTTCTTCTATCCAGCTCAGTCATCTTAAGACATTGTTTACCAAATAGTGAAGTTTACTGTGTAGTAAGCAAGGATTCGAAAATCACTCTCATTATCGCTATAGTAATGAGTTCGAAAGTTTATCAACCTCTGTGTACGGCCTGGATTACAGGCGAAATTGGGTAgagaaaaatttcaataaacaaTGTTGCAGTTTTGCAATCCGctttgattaaaaaattcaaatttcaGTTTCCAAGTAGATTAGATAATTCGACaattttcttgttcttACTCGAAATGTTAACTACAAACATTGCAAGCTGCCTATGGTCCAGTCCATACTTCCATCGTCCATTCCCTTTCACACTTTATACTTGTCTGCACTAGTCTCAACTCTATGCTGCGTTCCTCTTTTCCCTAGCATTGCATCAAGCTCggattatttttacaaccTTTCTAAGTCTACGTCTACGTCTACATCTGTATCCATATCTCAATTTACGTCGTCCTTCGCCGCCCGTCATATTACTCTGCTCCATCATCTCGTCCCTTCCCTTCCCTTTCCGCTTTAACCCTAACCAGGAAAATTGTGAAACCGATGGATCGCTCGTCGCTGTGTACTTTGATGTGATTTCATAAACCACCAAACCCTTCCACCGGATCTGTTAAAACCGGTCAAAACACAGTAGAAATGCTGTTGACTTGCTATAAGAAAAAGTGAAAAGGCAAACCACTGGAGAAACGAATCCTCAAGAAAACTAGGTATAAGCATAATTTAATGGAATAAGCATATTTCTTGGGTACCACTTGTCCATCATTTTCATCTATTTATTGTTACTTTTGGATCCGGGTCGTTGGACATGGCAAGATCGCCGTAACCAGATTAGGAATAGAGTTATTCGCTACTCATAGCTCGGCGATAAAGCAAAagagaagagaaaatgCTGGAGCTAACACACAGGATGCAAATAACAAGAGCAGATATCGTTGCGAGGCAAGTCATGGGAAGTCATCTTGGATGATGTGCAAGTCTCCGATAATAGACCCACTTCATTAGAAAAGCTCATTTTTTGACCCTTCTAGATGAGATAGCTTTAGCATTCAtattacttatttttttggtttcatctttttttttgttttatcttATCCTCTTTACCATCCTTCCCTCCCTCCCTCCTtctctttcctttttctacACACTCGGCTGCGTTACTGTACCCTATGTGTCTCCGACGATCCTACGCAATTGCTACTTTAATGAGCTCGCTTGTGATTCGCTTTTCCTGAATTGCAAATTTTTCCTGCTTCTCCCTTTCCCATCTTTGCGTGCAATGACATCATAATGCTGTCCAATATATAAGAAAGCTACATCTATTTTGAGCCACCTGCAGATAACCAACGtgttgaatttttatacattcAACCACCAATTCTTGTCCTATTTCACCAGTAGAAAGATATATCGAAATTCTCCCCCCTAGTTTTgagattttctttttctcttaaaCCTCTACTggtgaagaaaaaaattgtactTTCTTCACATTCTTAGCTCTGTGTTCTTGGCGCTTTATTTGTGATATTCAGTACggtttatttgtttatatcTCGCATTTCATTCCAACTTTAAACATCTAAAACGTTCGACTCtcattcctttttatttttttgtcttttccCGGTCgttgttgatttttttcggTTTTGTTGAGTGAATTGGAATCGCGGCTTCAATAAAAGATAATCATCACTTTTCAGCTTGTTTTCAGTACTCTTTgtgaaatttctttgtagTACTTTTCAacgctttttttttccttttatatttttttctatatcTAAACTCAACTCTAAAGACCGGTTTGCGGCGTTTTGCTTCTTGTGCTAACaattttacatttaaaCAACTTGatctttttcaaacattCTCTTTCTACAATCTTTACTCATCTTGTCTTATACACACTGTTGGTTGCATACTGAATGGTTGATAGGTTGTTTCATTAGTTCTGTTTCATCTGTTGCCATTGTTAATCTTATACTAAATTTGTCcaagcaataaaaaataaaagtattttttacaGTTCTTTGTTGTTGGGGTCTTTTTGCGGTtttactttcaaaaattttttccttaGAGTTAAATTGTTTATCTCACGATTGATTATTTGACCTCATTTGTCAACCACATCCCCATTCCAAGCTATCtattttaaacatttagaatctcttttttttttaggtACCCAAGTTATCgacttttttgtttttcctCTCATTTTTAGTTCCTTCCTTGTACTTGTGTTTAATCATTACTCATCCTTGGATTTCTGCATTTTATTGACGTTTGGTCAagttttctatttattccCTCTTGtgtattttttcttttcctctGGACGATAGTTTCTTCTCATTCCTTTCATCATATTCCCTATTCCTGGTAACTCAAATCAATTCATCCTTGtctgtttttcttttccctttttcatttaaaccTTTTCAGACagtttcttattttttaaattcttcataCTTACGGTTTTCGCTCGCTCCTTTAATCATGTCTTCTCCTACTTCTCCTACTTCTAGTCCTGGTCGCCATCATTGGTCAAACTCGAAAGACGGTATGCCGCCAGAGTATACTAATCAGGATCCCAATTCTGATCAAGCTGATAACGAAAACTCTGATGCCAAGGCTCACCAACCTCAGCATTCTCCCCAGCATTCTACAGAAAATCAAGGTCATACTGGGACTAGTGATACTTCGTCCCTGGAAATGGAACTATCAAAGTTGCACCCAGAATCCAAACAAAGGCAGTTGCCGCACTCTCCTGAACATGAGCGATCTCGATCGCCTATTGCTTCTGTCGTCTCATATCGCTCGCACATGACTttggaagatgaaaatCAGATTTTTAATGCCGAAATGGCTGTCCGTGGTTCTCAGTCTTTGCAAAGACGTCCTACCGGCCGAAGTGTTCGCGGATCTATGCGACGCCTTTCTTCCCATCGTTCTAAATCCATGCGTACCTCCAAGTCTAAAAAGTCGGGCGATTATGAACGTACTGCGGAGAATGAAGAAGCCGCTCAAGAGGCTGAGAATCATTTAGACAACTTTGGTGTAGTGACGTTTGGTACTGAAGCTCCTATTAAGGCTCCGGACCATCCTGTAACTATTTTTGGTCGcatattcaaatttattcaacAGCGAAGCTTTTACCTTCGTTCGCTCATTTACATTATTCCTCTCGGGGTTTTACTCTTGATTCCAGTATTCATTGGTCGCTTTTATCACCCACAACCTCCTTACCGTGATGAACTAGGTCATGAATATGAGCGCCATTTACACGTTGGAGGTGTTGATTTGATGTGGATGGCCATCTGGTGGGAAATTATATGGCTCTCTATATGGGCTGCTCGCTATGCTGCCAAAGTAATTCCTTATTTCTTTGCCTTCTTCGTCTCCTTCATCAGTAACAACGTTACTAAATGGAGATGCATGGCAGTTGCCCTTGAGTTTCCTATTACATTGTTCCTTTGGATGTTAGCTGTATATGTCAGTTTCCTTCCCATTATGACCCGCCGTCATATTGGTGATTATGGTGTACCTGATCATGTACGCGTAAAACTCCCTTGGCAACAGAGCGCCAACAATGTACTTATCACTTTATTCATCACCTCAATTATGAATTTGGTGGAGAAAGTACTTATGCAGTTGATCGCCATGTCGCTTCACCGTCGTGAATATGAATCTAGAATCCTTTACAATAAGTTTGCTATTAATGAACTCGCCCGTTTGTATGGATATGCGCGACAGCgttcttttgatttcaaaGATGCTATCCATCGTGCTCAAGCAGATGTTTTTAAGTTTGCTGATCACCAACATGGCAAGAAGCGCGCAGCAGCTGCTCGGGTTGCTCAGAATGCATTGAATAAAACCACTTACAAAGCTATCTCTGCATTCAACTTCGCTACGGATATGGTTAACAAAGTGGCTGGTGAGATTACTAATCGTGAGGTCGAAAAATCTTCTTCTCCTAAAAGTGTTGTGCTACACTTGTTAAAGACCACACGCGGTTGTCAATCTCTAGCTCGTTGCTTATTTGAGGCATTGGTGAATCCTGAGAATCCCGATTTAGTACTGGATGATTTTATTCCCGTATACACCGATGAAACTGGTGAAGTGGATAATGCCACCTTAGAGGCATgttattctatttttgaTCGTGATCTAAATGGTGATATCACCTgtgaagaaattgaactCGCATGTGTGGAAATTGGAAAAGAGCGTAAGAGCATTTCTGCTTCACTTCGTGACTTGAACGATTCCATTTCTAAGCTTGATGGTATTTGCATGTTTATAGTGGCTGTCATTactctttttattttcttataCTTGATTGCCCGTAACTTTAGCGGTGTACTTACCTCTGCTGGAACTACTTTGCTAGGTTTGTCTTGGCTGTTCTCCGGCTCCGCACAGGAATTACTTAGTTCTATTATATTCGTATTTGTGAAACATCCTTACGATGTGGGCGATCGTGTCGATGTCATGATCAATGGCACAGTCACTTCAGCGATGGTCAAGGAAATTTCCATCATGTCTACCGAGTTTCGTCTATTGACTGGAAAAGTCATTCAAGCTCCAAACAGTTTGCTGAACACCCTTTGGATTTTGAACATGCGTCGTAGTGATGGCATTGCTGACCCAGTCACCGTTAACCTGAAGTTTGGAACTACTCTTCAGCAAATTGAACAACTGCGaatcaaaattattgattttttgaaagaagagAAGCGTGATTATAAACCTGACTTACTAACTGAAGTTACGGATTTACCGGATCTCTATTCCATGTCTTTGTGTGTTGTATTCTTTCATAAATATAACTTTCAAGACGAGGTTTTACGTATGCGTCGAAGAAATATGTTTATGTGTGCATTGATGACTTATATGCAGGAATTGGATATTGTATCTCCTATTTTCAACAGCCCTGGTAAATCAAAGGATTCACCTATGTATGTCAACTTCAACAATGGTTCAATGGAGGGTGTTAAGTTATCTGGTGGTAATGATGGTGGTGGTACTGAAAATCATCGCGACAGCACTGTTGGCGGAGGAATTCTGAAGAACCCAAAAGCATATCCTTACCGCGAACCTACTCCTCCTGGTAGTTCAGATTCCGATACCGCTAGTGTTTCTAAAAAGCGTGTTGACTTTTCCCTTGGAACACGGCATCTGATGCCTGCTTTTGATGATGTTGCTGATATTGGAAGTAAAAGGCTTGGTCGTGATAGTCTTCCCGATGCTGTCATTGAAAACGCTGGCACAGAGGCCATGCGACGCGAAGCTGAGGAACGTCGCCGAGCCGAAGAGGAAGAGTACGAACGTTCTCAACAAGAATCTAGTTCgaatgaagaaaacgaaaatgCATCGCGTACGTCAGGTGCTCGTTTTAGCTTTTCCTCTAAAGCTAGTCGTTTGTCGGCTAGACCCAGTGCT
Above is a genomic segment from Schizosaccharomyces pombe strain 972h- genome assembly, chromosome: III containing:
- the rpl101 gene encoding 60S ribosomal protein uL1, which codes for MSKVSVASVRSNVEQILKGSEEKKRNFTETVELQIGLKNYDPQRDKRFSGTIKLPNVPRPNMAICILGDAHDLDRAKHGGVDAMSVDDLKKLNKNKKLVKKLAKKYDAFIASEVLIKQIPRLLGPGLSKAGKFPSPVSHADDLYGKITEVKSTIKFQLKKVLCLGVAVGHVEMSEEQLIANIMLAVNFLVSLLKKGWQNIGSLVVKSTMGKPHRLY
- the pmp31 gene encoding plasma membrane proteolipid Pmp31, translating into MSNVTLSDFLLIVLSFFVPFIVVGIRRGFCTADFLINICLCALGIPGIIHAIYIVIKYPRTVRLDIENSPNDPLVRYTPNPEHAVSPHSGPAPPSYSSLASNDNKHQSP
- the wtf10 gene encoding wtf antidote-like meiotic drive suppressor Wtf10, with amino-acid sequence MKNNCTSLKSSIDEEDELKTDHEIDLEKGLLPEYDSKEEGALPLYSDHARLSNSPNTHRENNPSRSTDNSSPLLIKLLISFTSIILFNAPAVCYLKYKDAFFKNYGAAEWTLFGFWCLVCTLALIFLTYFYETWTKAVKVTVIFLAQCVKACGKGIKHFLKKWENMPMAFSEVFLFNIFGGALRIISRHFFGKRWGLKCSLADHIIFAILSILVFIAETVKPGSIRVNLIRKMGHEAKQQVNEYTAIPLHEMNPESEA
- the msy1 gene encoding MS ion channel protein 1, which codes for MSSPTSPTSSPGRHHWSNSKDGMPPEYTNQDPNSDQADNENSDAKAHQPQHSPQHSTENQGHTGTSDTSSLEMELSKLHPESKQRQLPHSPEHERSRSPIASVVSYRSHMTLEDENQIFNAEMAVRGSQSLQRRPTGRSVRGSMRRLSSHRSKSMRTSKSKKSGDYERTAENEEAAQEAENHLDNFGVVTFGTEAPIKAPDHPVTIFGRIFKFIQQRSFYLRSLIYIIPLGVLLLIPVFIGRFYHPQPPYRDELGHEYERHLHVGGVDLMWMAIWWEIIWLSIWAARYAAKVIPYFFAFFVSFISNNVTKWRCMAVALEFPITLFLWMLAVYVSFLPIMTRRHIGDYGVPDHVRVKLPWQQSANNVLITLFITSIMNLVEKVLMQLIAMSLHRREYESRILYNKFAINELARLYGYARQRSFDFKDAIHRAQADVFKFADHQHGKKRAAAARVAQNALNKTTYKAISAFNFATDMVNKVAGEITNREVEKSSSPKSVVLHLLKTTRGCQSLARCLFEALVNPENPDLVLDDFIPVYTDETGEVDNATLEACYSIFDRDLNGDITCEEIELACVEIGKERKSISASLRDLNDSISKLDGICMFIVAVITLFIFLYLIARNFSGVLTSAGTTLLGLSWLFSGSAQELLSSIIFVFVKHPYDVGDRVDVMINGTVTSAMVKEISIMSTEFRLLTGKVIQAPNSLLNTLWILNMRRSDGIADPVTVNLKFGTTLQQIEQLRIKIIDFLKEEKRDYKPDLLTEVTDLPDLYSMSLCVVFFHKYNFQDEVLRMRRRNMFMCALMTYMQELDIVSPIFNSPGKSKDSPMYVNFNNGSMEGVKLSGGNDGGGTENHRDSTVGGGILKNPKAYPYREPTPPGSSDSDTASVSKKRVDFSLGTRHLMPAFDDVADIGSKRLGRDSLPDAVIENAGTEAMRREAEERRRAEEEEYERSQQESSSNEENENASRTSGARFSFSSKASRLSARPSARTVPPLQHISIQDLREPNENNTSKSARL